Within the Glycine max cultivar Williams 82 chromosome 12, Glycine_max_v4.0, whole genome shotgun sequence genome, the region AAAAGGGAAGAAATGATGAATGCAGCAAGCACTCAATTGCCTCAGGTGGTCACTTCAACTCACTGGGCAAAATTAATTAGAGCCCAAAAATCattctaatttttcttgaaaGTAACAGACCAACTTGCCTCTATTGTAATTGTTATAATTTGGATGAAGTTGGCTACATAATTCAGTGATAAAATCTATTTTGCTAAGCTATATGTTTCAGTTCATAGATTAGAAAGATTTTAATGTCAGTAGTGGTGCTTGTAGCAGTTTGATCTTCTGTTtcctttagttttatttaacaaTGCCCTAGTTTATACTAGTAATTGAATCTGCTTGGAAACTTAACCTTTGTTAATGCAATTTTCTGAGGTTATCTTTATatagaatttgaagaaatttcatTTCAGCTTTGCATGCGAGTTACAAATacttttgtttgaatttttatgGTCATCTATTATTCCTGCAGAAGTCAGTCCCAAGTGGAGAAAGTGTCGGTAGATCCGAGTATTTGGTTAAAAGAGAAATGGAATCCGGGAGAGGTAATAGCCTTCTGCAATGCTCTATCTGTTAAAAATTGTCCATTCAGGCTTTTCTCGAAgacatttatgttttaatttccaATACCAGAACAAAATCCTCCTTAGGACAGATATGCAATCAATCATATATATTGGATAAAATTTGCAATTAAGATCCCTTGGCTCTTGCTTGtgttaaaattacacaaatatcTTTGTCTTGGAGCACTAAGATTTGACAGATTTAGATTTACTTTTTGCTCACTATATTAATGCGAGAGTCAGGGAAATGTTGACAAGTGCTTTATGTGATATAAGCTaacatttgtttgttttcattttatttttgtgctgTGTCTGTTTGGCAGATTCCAGAAGAAGCTCCTCCTGATACATTTGTACGGTAGACATTTGTGTATTGGCATCTGAAACACGGCACTCAATACTAGTAGTGTTAGCAAGATTTTGGGCCCTTCGTGGTTGAATTATGATCAATAGCATATTTTAGATCACTTCAGTGCTTATCTGGATAGTTTTATATCAATTACTGAAACGCATGAGCTAAGGAGGCAAAAGTAAATCCATGTTGTAGTTCTTTCATTTGGGCGAAATATTGTAATGCCTTCTTGGAGCTATTTTGACAAAATAGTCCCATTTCCAAAATTATTTGACTGCTCGCTCGCTGCTGCACTATCAGGAATTCATTTGATATGGATTTCACTCTAGTTATGTAACCTTTTAATGCATTAGTGCATtaccataactttttttttttttttaaatggcaGTAATCATGCGCTTCtcgaaagggaaaaaaaaatccaaatgctttgtttttttttttttttacaaattcagATCCACGTGATACAAGTTTTGAAAtattggtgatttttttttcttcttattatgtTGAGATGGAagaaattactatttttatatttacatttacatGCCTATGTACATTGTTTATACTtcatatataagtaaatttcgagtaatataaaaaataataagagtttaatatctatttattaactttgtaaaacagttttatattattatctattcACACATcattatatgaattatttttaaaaataataaatttatcatatatgaagaattatgattgaatgattgtgtaaatttttttacattgtcggtgcatatttttttctcaaataataaATGCTAGTTAATTCTAAGGAAAGTTTAAATTACTGTCCAAATTTTATAAACTAGAAAATTTTAAACTGTTATATTAATTATGACAATTAGGtctaagttattattttaattacaataattaagaaagttaataagttatgagaaaaattgttcagataatatttaaatttgatccttaataaaaatattattttttaggttttatttatcttttagtcGAATTTTGAATTAGTTAGAATCTATTTTTTCTGataaacagagaaaaaaaattagacaaattaTGTACCAAAAATTATGAAAGCAAATGGCTACTTATTACTAATGAACTTAGgaataaaagtataattaagaATCATTCATTGTAACTAGAAAAGtctaaaatattagttaatgaTTAAGAcaaatcatgaaaataaaatattacccATGTAGATAGTGATTTCAAGAATAAAGattattaaaattgtcatttCGAAAGCACGGTGCTTCTGTATATAAAGTTTTTAGCTGCTACAACTGATTTCACCACCAACAAATTGAAAACAGAGATAGTTTGAGCTGATAATGCGAACAATAGCCACAGATTAAAGACCCCAAGGACCCAATGCATATTAGCTAACTATCAGAACATTAAACCTAATCTCAAAGACCCAAAATTCTACTGTCTCTCCCCACACCACTCCCTTAGGCGACGACTAACACCTCCGCTACCGTCCATGTCCAGCAGAATCTCGGTAGCAATCTTCAAATGAACAAACAAGATTAGTAATGAGATTAATCTACTGATTCGGTTAGGGAGAGTGAATGATATTCTGTTGTAAAAGACATTCTAGAAGGGCGTGCATGTTAATTGAATTTTCATTAccaataatttttacaagtgaCGATGATGATAGAATATATCGATGTGCCTAGCATAGTAATAACCATGATGAAGACTGGACGTAGGCCTAAGCAATTGAATTCTTTTTACAATGAGAGTATTTACAAGGCTATTCttttgaaacataatattaatCAAGGAATACATTGAtcttatggaaaaaaaatgtaattcaaTTCAAAGTGCAATCTCTGATTAGACGCTGGAAATATTATGATCAGTGCCAACAGAGGAGGAATCAAgttgaaattcaaaagattCAGCCAATTTGACTGCATCTGAAATCCTAAGCCGAGTTCCCTGTTGTCCAACAACAGTGGCAGCAACCTTAGCTGCTAATGAGCCTATGCTTCTCAAATCTGATATGCCTCTTAAAAGACCATAGAGTATGCCAGATGCATATGCATCCCCAGCACCACAAGTATCAACTGGAACACATGGAGAAGGAGGGATATATACAGCTTCTCCTTTTACACCAATGTAAGAGCCTGTAGGACCATCTGTAACGGATACTAGAGGAACAAAGTGGCTCAGATACCTTGCAGCTGAAGCAGCACTTTCCTTTGCTTCAAAATTACAAAGAGCTCTGGCCTCATTTCCATTTGCAAAGACTAAATCCACACAATTCCCAATAATTTCCctgatgaatgaaaaaaatacaaatcagttataaaaaataaaaaacatacatGTGCGTGATCTAACACATGCAAATATCATTTGTAGGAACCATCTTTACTTTGGTTAATTGCATTTAAGTGGTTCTTACAGGTTTGATGAGGCAATCTGCCAAATTGCCCTTAAAATATGTCAATATGTTCATGTTATTGTGGATACCACCAGATCAGGATTAATGGGATGGAAATTACACAATACGTGAGAATGTAATCATTTTGACATCAAGTGAAAATGAAccaattattatgttaaaaactAAACTCAAGTAATAATGTTACCAGAAATCATCAAAGTGTCTCTCAATGCAGGAGACATCTGAAGCTGTTATTGCAACCAAGGCACCGTTCGACCGTGCTTTCTCACATGCTTTGGTTATTGTTTTAATGGTATCAGGAAGTTCAAATAGATACCCTTCGACGACAAGTATGTTTGTCTTGGAAACTGCATTAGCTAAGGATGCATCATAGTTAACAGTTGAAGATGTGCCCTGACACCAGAGTACAGAAATATTAGCATCTTCACTATTCATAGAGCTCATGGTATTAGCCaataaaggtaaaagaaacttcAAAATGCCTAAAATATCCTGAAATAGCATATAAAGACTGAATAGATACTGAAAGATGCCATTTATAGCATATTAAACCTGATATGCAAGCATTGTGCGCTGGGCATCTGGAGTTGTGAGAACTATAACTGTTCCAGTAGTCCCATCCTTGATTGGTGCAGAAAGAAATTGCACATTTGCTCGGCGTAATTtttccctaatttttttttaaaaaaataatacaaacaaGCAATATAAGTATTCATCAAACCTCACTTGCCCAAAACAAAATTGATGgaattattaaataacataGAAATCTATGTCCCGAAGATGAGTAAACAGTACAGTGGTGCTGTGTGCGAGACTAGATAACTGGCtttgatcaaaatttaagtACTTTATAGATATTAACACAACAGATCTATGCTTTTCCATGCACTATAGCAACCAAATGTAGATAATAGGTAAGGGTCTTGCTAACTAGTGCCCTAAGGACACCAGTTAAGGAGTTCAAAATAGAAAGTTTTATTGGAATTCACATTGTAAATGTATTCTATCTAGAGACTAGAACTGGAGTGATACAGGATTAGACTTTGAAGTTTCAAAGTTAAGTAACCAAGATAATTTGATCAAACAAGTAAATAATAAGAACAGTGCATATAATAAAGATAAACCTGTAGAAGCCCCCTAATAGATCACTCCCTACACTACCGGTCATTGCCACATTTATAGCAGGAACTTTTTCGGAGCGACTTCCAAGCCTTGCGAGGGCAACTAAGGTATTAGAAAGAGATCCACCAGCTGCAGCTTTATAGCTGCACCCATCCATGGCCTGCAAAACTCTACCTCTTTCCTCATGATTTACTACTTTCCGTGTTCCCTTCTCTAATCCCAAATTCTTCAGGAAATTATCATCAACCATGCCAGAGAAGTCTACCTAAAAGaatttccaaaaaaacaaaaaaagcctTTAAGATTCATAGCTATTCTCGGACaacagaaaaagagaaaaacatgtccaTAGCAACATGATGAAGGTATACATGACATGGGACAAAACTTATGTACAGTTTTTGGGTGTCATTTTCCTAATAGAATTGGAGTTTCACCTCATTAACCTATGGCTGACTTTCAATGCAAATGTTGATTATGCTGATTATTGAGATGAAAATTTAATCCTGATTAGACAACGATGCTCAAACTCAAAGCACCTAGGAACTGCATCTAAATTACAACCTCCGACATACCACTCAGCATAACTCGAGAAACTCATCAGAAAACAGGAATAAGGAGGGATTTAAAATGTTAGCAGATTCAAAGGGAAAAAAACGAGTATATTCTTACAAGGGAGCTAAAAACAGCGGCATACATGCAGCAATTGTTAAATGCATATGTGTTAACAAGAGCAATGCATACAGGGTGTACAAGTTTTCTTCACTTATGCATAGCAATTCGAAACACAGAAAAAATATTGGCTAAGGAAAAGGGAATGAATTACCATGGCTTGACCGAGACCCAATACATCCCATCTTTCAGGAAAAACTAAGGAGCTAAGAGCtccttcttcttcgtcttcgtCGTCGTCGTAACTGGCCCTCATGGGTTGTTCAAcagcatcatcatcttcttcgcTCCCACTGTCACGTTCTGCACCTTCAGGGACTCCGAGGTGACCTTGCTTCGAAGCTGAGGCGTCCCTGTGGCATAAAACAATGAGGGGAGAGGGGGCATTTGGTAATTTGGAAAGGAAAGAAGGGCAGAGGGAAGAAAGAGTTGGAGTTGGAAAGAAGAGAGAGGTGGAAAGGTGGGGCGAAGAGAAGATACGAAGAAGAGACAGAGACATGGACATGGAAAGTGTTGCTTTGTGTCCGAAGAGAGAGACAGACACAAAGGATGGAACCACGAGCGATGCGGTGTGGATGTTCTGCTAATGCTGTAAcggaagagaagagagacacgaCACAAAGATAAGGAAAACTGGGAGGGGATATAACTCAAATTACGGAACCACCCCTCTATGTCTCACCTCTCACAAGGGAAACGATATCAGATAcactctttttcatttttcatatttattaaaaatgataaaatttagtggtcttatattatatttaataattataacttttaataaattaaagaaaatatatttaaaagagtatgttaaaaaatattcctAATAGGATAAGAGTTAGCAGTGACAATTCGTATATTGAAGTTTAacaccaaaaaaataacatgatcattaagataattttgttaaaaaataatgataaattttttaaaactaagttATTTCAGAAATAATTTTGGGTAAATTACTTCGTTCAATgacttattatattaaatttcaataatttaatcattaactatttttaatagtATGTAAATAAtcgtaaatattatttttttaaaataaatttactgacattttgaaaaaatattatacgtggaattcaatttattaaatgaaattaaaattttaaaaattagtttattcaatcttttattaaattgttaaaattaaatatataaaaatattaaatgaaataattctACCAAAAAATAGTGTTGAAATGGCCTAATCTTCATCCATAGAAAAAtacttattagttattacaGTCCGCAAAAATTGTGTCCTTGATATTGTCGATCGATAGCAGACACCGTCTTTGAACGGCCAGGACCAGCACACGTCCTATGTTTTTTTCCCTTCTGTGAATCGTTAGTCCCTATTGTCTTGTCAAAATTATTCATTCGGGACCACTGAACATAACTAATAAGAGGAGGTTTTAAggcaaaattaattgaaaaacggCCTATACATTTTGGTGTCGTTGACCAAAGTATTACATGAATATACaataatatgttaataaaattaatatatcttaaatttttttaaaatcgtgCAAGAAACAGAAAGTATTTAACTAATTACTGACATTGTCTAGCATGTGTAATGCACCTTCCTTTTTATACCCTCAAGagattcttattattttaaattttaaaaaccatttttttaaaaaatgtattattaaatgtaaaagaatatttgacattatttaattagagaatttaataatatttatataaataatttaagttaGGATTTATCTTTTTAGGTTTCATACTATTTGTTTGATATcacaaatattataaacaatatGAATTAATCAAaaggaacaaaatcaaaatcctttttattttacaatgaaCTAACGAAATATAATGACTGCATCTTAAATCCTAATCTTATGTACAATACTATAAGcacacaaaaattcaaataaaatcatatataaatttgattttttctttattatttcataaataaacaaattagaaACCAAAGCAAATCACCTAAACATTGAGATCTTGAATAAGTAATACATCATGCACATATCAAAGCATAAAAtggaacaaatattaaaaaaagaataaaagataaaaaaagaagagaaaaaacttaaaactaaaaatagtcttCCTAATATCCCTTTTTCTACTCCTATGTACATAAGCAAATAATGCCACATTAGAGCCACTGATCCACATCATGTTACATATATGAACAAAATGAATTgaataatggtaaaaaaaaaatcgaaagtTGGACATAGAGCTTTGATTACTAAAACataaacttaataaaaataaaggaaacaaaaagagTGAGAGAATAATGTATCTTatatttatcaacaaatatcatatacatttctatttttaagtattacagaagaaaaaaatgataaaataaatgaaattatgcAAAACTTTCAAAAATGGCTTTCCACTTGTTTAGAGCATATGGAGTTTTGCAAATGGCAAGTTTGTGCAAAAGTAATTTTTGCTCcggttgttaaaatattttttcttgttaccTTTCTAAGTGTTAGTGggtcttttttataattgatcTTCAAATAACTAATAACTAACTTATGCAATTCCATTATATTatgattttcttatctttaGGCTTGCAGTTGCATGACCTTATTTTCATCATATCATAATCTTCTTAGTTTTAGGTTTGTGGTTTCATGACCTTATCTTTTAATAATCACTTTATTTCTTCGATTgtcattttagtgtaattaaaatatcttcttATAGTTAAGTCTTCTTGTAATTATCacattttctataatttttctttttttcttttcaaaaatattttatatacttttttatttaaaatatccttttaattataattagaaactgcactttaattttataaataataatagttattaattttatttgtaaaaaaaaattcaactagaGAATGGAGATGGTAAAAAACGGGGTAAGCAATGAGCCATGGAAATTACGCGAGCAAACAGTTTCTgagtttcttctattttctgttCCCAATTTGTTTCGGATCTCTGTTCACGAACCCTAAATCTGACGTTAATTCACCATGATCTGAACACAACGTGGTTCCCATCTGATCCACTGCATCGTCTTTCTCAATTGTCGAAAGATGAGTACAAGTGGTTAATGAGATTGAGGAACTTGCGTTGTTTGAGCGAAACAAAGCAGAGATGTACCTGAAGGAGCCGCTATGGAGTGAAACAGGGAAAGGCGATGGAAGTGCAAAAACAGAGGATTATGGTGCAGTGAGTGAGGTCGTGAAGTCACTGCAGCAACAGAGAGTGTATAGAGAAGTCACTCTCGCGCTCAGAACGGGACTCAGAGACGCGCGTGCAGAGTTCTCGTTTCTCCGTGTCCGTGCTCTCCGTTCCATTCTCAAGTTCCTGCGTTCCGTTGCGGAGTCTGATTCAACCATTGACCTCTTTAACCAAATCCAATCCATTCCCCAACTCCAAGGTCTGTTCTGTTCTGTTCtgctgtgcattctgttatgtTAAATCTGTGTTTGTTCATTGTTATACGGTGCTGTTTGCAGTGGTTCCGGTTCTGTTTCAGCACTCGCTCAAAGAGAGTGGGGATGAATACAGCGAGAATAGGGTAGGAGATTTGAGTCATATATTCGGGGTTGAACCGATGAAGTTGACGAGTCCATCCACCGATGCTGAAGTTGCGCTTGCCCTTAGAGTCTTGGAAGGGTGTTGTTTGCTTCACCCTCATAGTACGGCTCTCGCCCATCAACACAACGCTATTCAGGTggccattattattatttttagattctTTAGAGCTTTTCATGTTTTCCATATGATGATAAGTGACTTTACCactatagttttatattttagagcTTTCGGTTCTCTTATTTATTGAAGAAAGGCTGAATACAGAGATGGCAGATGCGATGTTTGCCTCAATGAAAGGCATGCATAATCTGAAAAGAGAATAGCAACCAAATTGATACAATAATCTCTCTTGCTTGCTTATGGACGGTCTTGTGCTGATTAGTTATTACACCAGCGCATAACATAAACATAAGCTACACTTACCATTGCTACCGTGCTTTTTTATGTGTTTCAATGTCTATATTAGAGAAACACCTATTCCTTGTGTCAAATATATTGTAATTCCTACTTATATCTTAACcctcatttgtttttaaaagaacAATAAACCCTTCCAATATCTTTGCACGTTCATTGATACCCCCCTTCATATCATGAGTGGAAGTGGAATGCCAAATAAGAAATAGGAACAACTCTTGCTCATATAGAATCCTAAGGCAAATAAAGTTTATCCTATGATGCACAGATACAATAGAGTTTATCCTTTGATTTGAGCATTGCACTGCAATCATGTGCAACGAATAGTGGCACATAAGTAGCATACAAGCCCAAGGCGATCCCCCTCCCGCCTACCAAAGCCTCTAAATGTAAACAAAACGAACTGTTGGATACTAAGTTGTTTATGTAAAAATTGCTGCCCCCCTTGCAGGttttaatgaatatattatcCACTCGTGGAGTGCTTGAGCAAGGTGCATGCTTAGATGCTCTAATCTCATTGATGGTGGATTCATCATTCAATCAAATGGTATCCTGACTCTTGACTTTACATCATTTGcaaatatgtttgttttttctatCATTCTAGTTTAAACATCTAGTTTCTTTTGTCTTCCATTTATGCTTTAAGAATCGAGTTTATTGcttcttcaatatttgtttttcagtgagaaattgaaaaataatttgtcaGTTGTCATTgccaataaaaaggaaaagagttttGCTCCATCCTTTTCTCTTCCATTCTCTtctgttttaaaaaactttagaTATCTTAGGGTCTTGGCTTAGCTGATGGGATGTATTGATTGATGCTTACCAGATAGTTTGTCTAAGGTTTGCTGCTAAAGAACATTTTCTTTGTccgataatttttttcaaatttttctctTGATAATTATTTATCAGGATTTCGAGAAATGTAGTGGTATTATGGAAGTTGCTGACCTTCTAAGAGACCAAGAACTGGATGAAGATCTCAGGTACTGCTGCTTTTTACAATCAGTCTCATTCATTTTAATGCTCTATACTTGTCTTACATGGATCTTTGGCTCTCTTCTGTAGATAACTAGTCTGTAGGTACTCTATTCTTATATGTCGTGCTTTGTTAGTCCTGTAAAATTGTATTAGCTTCTCatttcttcaaaatattatgTAGAGACTTTTTATATGGTATTAGATTAGAAGAGAGCATCAGAATTTCAAATTTGGCAAGCTCTGatcatttgattatttatcttatttcgtTTCTGAAATGTGAAACAAAATGTGAGTGGTTATGACATAAAAGGTAAGATTGCTGGAGTAGAGCAGTTTAGCagttagaaaagaaaacaagcttGCCACATAGAAGAGATGAAGGGAGAATCTGCTTAGTAAACATTTTGGCCTTAATTCCATTGAAATGCCCTAAACCTTTGTCAAACTAAAAGGACAACTCCAGAGCACCTTTTTATCCATTTAATTCTCAAAACCTCAGATAAGTTAGCAAAGTATACCTTCAAATTTCATTGTTCCAAAAACAGACCAAGCATGTTACTCAAAACTGCCAAACTACCTCACAAGGAAGAAGAGATGACTATTGGACTATTGGTTATACAGTCTTGCAGACATTTATGGCTCCTACTAGAATGTCATGGAAAGGACCTTGTGAGGTCTCCGCACTTGTAACAAGTCATTATTGTTTAAGTATTGTAGTCCAAATAGAAGCTGTAGCCCAAACATTGCTCAACAATTGGAACTCAGGGAGGAAGGTTGCCAATAAGAGATTGGGAAAAACATTTACCGATGAAAAGACCTGAAGGACCTAACGTCCAAGTGCAGGCATCTAGAGTATTATAGGTATGGAAGGAATTAAGAATCAAGAATGCCATACAAAGATGTCACCACACGTCAAATTAGaagtctttttcttctcttttgatTGCCTAGTCTATATAAAGGAATTTCTGTAAGTTGGAATGTGTTGTAAATTTGTAAACCTTGAGGTTATTAAGCATGTTGTGCCGAATTTTTGCCATaggaaaagatgaaaaattgtttgttttttaattcttatttcaaGCACTTTGTTTGTCATGTGATAGCTCGCTATCTTGAGGTaactcaaatataataataaaggaCATGTTGTATCTTAGGTTAAAATGTGGAGAGTTTTTGCTGCTGCTCATTGGACATGTCAATGGAAGAGATACGCCTCCTTTAGCAACTATACACGAAGATACAAGGCGCCTTCTTGGGGAGAAATCAGCCTCCTTGATATGGGCAGCCAGTCGTCAGTTCGATTCAACACTAGATACTGAGCAGAGGCTAACAGCTCTTCAGATCCAGGCTCGCAGGGTCCTTGAATCATTGGACTTGTACTGAATTTTATGGTCCGTTTGGAAGAGAAAATACTAGATGGAAAAAAAACATGGATCACGATGTCTGATGTCgtttcttttatttgatttgatagaAAAACTGAAAGAAATACTAAAGGAATAGTTGACTTCATgagacaaaaattttaatttttctttctttctatttcctcttcaatttaatttcaatttttttttctttcttattttcttttctatctgCCAAACATAGGGATAAGGAATAACACCTTCAATTTTAGGCAATTGTCTTCATTGATTTGAAAATACTTGCAGAGAATGTGatcctttttgttttcaaattttgtatgtATATTGTCGTTTCTTAGCTACAATATTGTTTTTGCAATCTGGTTAagctttttactgtttttattttaaagttatgattttcttctataGCAACAATTGATGAAGGAAAGAAGGTGTGAATTCGACTAAATTCTTAACATATCAATATGCACCTTCCAAAATGACGGTGTCTAGGGTGGGAAATTCGTTTTCCCACCGTGCGAAAGTAACACCAACCATCGGatacatcaattttaaattagatgGCTGAGATTTActtttttcattcttcatttATCTTTACTGATTTACCCTTACtcccatttctttttcttttcctcctccTTCATCACCGCCGCTGCCTACGACGACACTCCACCTTGTTCAAGAACCACATCCTCATTGCTCCCAAACACACCTCATCCTCGTTCCTCACCAATTTGCACATACACGTGAATCCTCACCAACACAACCAAACCAATCCCCACAACATAAACATCgaaaaagaaattgaatctGGTCACAAAGATCAAAGACACCCAAAAATTCATTTCAAAGAATAAGGCTCC harbors:
- the LOC100816996 gene encoding uncharacterized sugar kinase slr0537, with the translated sequence MSMSLSLLRIFSSPHLSTSLFFPTPTLSSLCPSFLSKLPNAPSPLIVLCHRDASASKQGHLGVPEGAERDSGSEEDDDAVEQPMRASYDDDEDEEEGALSSLVFPERWDVLGLGQAMVDFSGMVDDNFLKNLGLEKGTRKVVNHEERGRVLQAMDGCSYKAAAGGSLSNTLVALARLGSRSEKVPAINVAMTGSVGSDLLGGFYREKLRRANVQFLSAPIKDGTTGTVIVLTTPDAQRTMLAYQGTSSTVNYDASLANAVSKTNILVVEGYLFELPDTIKTITKACEKARSNGALVAITASDVSCIERHFDDFWEIIGNCVDLVFANGNEARALCNFEAKESAASAARYLSHFVPLVSVTDGPTGSYIGVKGEAVYIPPSPCVPVDTCGAGDAYASGILYGLLRGISDLRSIGSLAAKVAATVVGQQGTRLRISDAVKLAESFEFQLDSSSVGTDHNISSV
- the LOC100819127 gene encoding uncharacterized protein LOC100819127; this translates as MYLKEPLWSETGKGDGSAKTEDYGAVSEVVKSLQQQRVYREVTLALRTGLRDARAEFSFLRVRALRSILKFLRSVAESDSTIDLFNQIQSIPQLQVVPVLFQHSLKESGDEYSENRVGDLSHIFGVEPMKLTSPSTDAEVALALRVLEGCCLLHPHSTALAHQHNAIQVLMNILSTRGVLEQGACLDALISLMVDSSFNQMDFEKCSGIMEVADLLRDQELDEDLRLKCGEFLLLLIGHVNGRDTPPLATIHEDTRRLLGEKSASLIWAASRQFDSTLDTEQRLTALQIQARRVLESLDLY